From the Ruania alkalisoli genome, one window contains:
- a CDS encoding fucose isomerase: protein MTASPYTLPALIEPAAAPEKTAYLVASGDLRESANSAGWPTQVELEHIITDALAVHGWQVIRANDVDPATGHGFISSQRMGLEVFATIPPDAPLIVAEAVWQYSHHILAGLRTHRGPILTAANFAGEWPGLVGLLGINAGMTKMGRAYSTVWTVDGTDQWFHDAISSWVQTGTITHDASHVHPLPTLPDSAETELGTALAAQLQREKAIIGVFDEGCMGMYNAIFDDELLNGLGIYKERLSQSALWAEMQRVSDDEADEVQAWLEEAGMTFRLGTDDATELTMEQLRWQHKMYIAALRIADDFGLDAVGIQYQQGLKDLSPASDLPEGLLNNVSRPPVRSRDGERVLWEGKALPHFNEADEGVAVDALVTNRIWTAMGLDPATTLHDVRWGEEYDGQFVWVFEISGSVPPSHFENGYADAEGWRQGPVFFPAGGSTINGISKPGEIVWSRVYIAEGKLQVDMGRASVVALPEEETRRRKEATNPEWPIMHAVLHGVSRDQFMARHKANHLNVVYAPDAETADRGLLAKAALFDALGVPVHLCGDTSLTR from the coding sequence ATGACCGCATCGCCCTACACCCTTCCCGCCCTCATCGAACCCGCAGCCGCACCGGAGAAGACCGCCTACCTGGTGGCCTCGGGTGACCTGCGCGAGTCGGCCAACAGCGCCGGCTGGCCCACCCAGGTCGAGCTCGAGCACATCATCACCGACGCCCTGGCCGTGCACGGGTGGCAGGTGATCCGCGCCAATGACGTGGACCCCGCCACCGGGCACGGCTTCATCTCCAGCCAGCGGATGGGCCTGGAGGTGTTCGCCACGATCCCCCCGGACGCCCCGCTCATCGTGGCCGAAGCGGTCTGGCAATACAGCCACCACATCCTCGCGGGGTTGCGCACCCACCGCGGACCGATTCTCACTGCCGCGAACTTCGCCGGTGAATGGCCGGGCCTGGTGGGGCTGCTCGGGATCAACGCCGGCATGACCAAGATGGGCAGGGCCTACTCCACCGTGTGGACCGTGGACGGTACCGACCAGTGGTTCCACGATGCGATCTCCTCCTGGGTCCAGACCGGCACGATCACCCACGACGCCTCGCACGTGCACCCGCTTCCCACGCTGCCTGACAGCGCCGAGACCGAGCTGGGCACGGCGCTCGCCGCACAGTTGCAGCGCGAGAAGGCGATCATCGGCGTCTTCGACGAAGGCTGCATGGGCATGTACAACGCCATCTTCGACGACGAACTCTTGAACGGGCTCGGCATCTACAAGGAGCGACTCTCCCAGTCCGCACTCTGGGCAGAGATGCAGCGGGTCAGCGATGACGAGGCGGACGAGGTGCAGGCCTGGCTCGAGGAGGCCGGGATGACCTTCCGGCTCGGCACCGACGACGCCACCGAGCTCACGATGGAGCAGTTGCGCTGGCAGCACAAGATGTACATCGCGGCACTGCGGATCGCCGATGACTTCGGACTGGACGCCGTGGGTATCCAGTACCAGCAGGGTCTGAAGGACCTCTCCCCCGCCTCCGACCTTCCCGAGGGCCTGCTGAACAACGTCTCCCGCCCGCCGGTGCGCTCCCGCGACGGTGAGCGCGTGCTCTGGGAGGGCAAAGCGCTACCGCACTTCAACGAGGCGGACGAGGGCGTAGCCGTCGACGCACTGGTGACGAACCGGATCTGGACCGCGATGGGCCTGGACCCGGCCACCACGTTGCACGACGTGCGCTGGGGGGAGGAGTACGACGGCCAGTTCGTCTGGGTCTTCGAGATCTCCGGGTCAGTGCCGCCGTCGCACTTCGAGAACGGCTACGCCGACGCCGAGGGCTGGCGGCAGGGGCCGGTGTTCTTCCCGGCGGGCGGCTCCACGATCAACGGGATCTCCAAGCCGGGCGAGATCGTCTGGTCGCGGGTCTACATCGCCGAGGGCAAGCTCCAGGTGGACATGGGCCGGGCCTCGGTGGTCGCGCTGCCCGAGGAGGAGACCCGACGCCGCAAGGAGGCCACCAACCCGGAGTGGCCGATCATGCACGCGGTGCTGCACGGCGTCAGCCGGGACCAGTTCATGGCGCGGCACAAGGCCAACCACCTGAACGTCGTCTACGCACCCGACGCCGAGACAGCCGACCGTGGGCTGCTCGCCAAAGCCGCGCTCTTCGACGCCCTGGGCGTGCCGGTGCACCTGTGCGGGGACACCTCACTCACCCGCTGA
- a CDS encoding alpha-hydroxy acid oxidase, producing the protein MVQRRVPKVRDLAPLLQFKRPELDGRKRRLDAALTVADLRHIAQRRTPKAAFDYTEGAAEQELSLARARQAFEDIEFHPAILRDVSRVDTGVDILGGHCELPFGIAPTGFTRMMQTEGEIAGAGAAAAAGIPFSLSTMGTSSIEDVAAANPSGRNWFQLYMWKDRDRSMALVNRAAAAGFDTLLVTVDVPVAGARLRDKRNGMTIPPSLSLKTVINAIPRPAWWIDFLTTEPLAFASLDRWSGTVAELLDTMFDPTVDFDDLAWISKQWPGKVVVKGIQTLDDARRVADLGVDGIVLSNHGGRQLDRAPIPFHLLPEVAAELGDQLEIILDTGIMSGADIVASLALGADFTLVGRAYLYGLMAGGREGVDRMIEILGSEVERTMKLLGVSSVAELEPAHVTQLRRLLPVEQGVPARTR; encoded by the coding sequence ATGGTTCAGCGTCGAGTACCCAAGGTGCGCGATCTCGCGCCTCTTCTGCAGTTCAAGCGTCCCGAGCTCGATGGGCGCAAGCGCCGCCTCGATGCGGCCCTGACTGTGGCCGATCTGCGCCACATCGCGCAGCGGCGCACACCCAAGGCCGCATTCGACTACACCGAGGGTGCCGCCGAGCAGGAACTCTCACTGGCCCGTGCCCGCCAGGCGTTCGAGGACATCGAGTTCCACCCCGCGATCCTGCGCGACGTCTCCCGCGTGGATACCGGCGTGGACATCCTCGGTGGGCACTGCGAGCTGCCGTTCGGGATCGCGCCCACGGGGTTCACCCGCATGATGCAGACCGAGGGCGAGATTGCCGGTGCCGGTGCCGCCGCCGCAGCCGGCATCCCCTTCTCCCTCTCGACCATGGGCACCTCCTCCATCGAGGACGTCGCCGCCGCCAACCCCTCGGGGCGCAACTGGTTCCAGCTGTACATGTGGAAGGACCGGGACCGCTCGATGGCGCTGGTGAACCGTGCCGCCGCAGCGGGCTTCGACACCCTGCTGGTCACGGTCGACGTGCCGGTGGCCGGCGCCCGCCTGCGCGACAAGCGCAACGGGATGACGATCCCTCCCTCGCTCAGCCTGAAGACCGTGATCAACGCGATCCCGCGGCCCGCATGGTGGATCGACTTCCTCACCACCGAACCGCTGGCCTTCGCCTCCCTGGACCGCTGGTCCGGCACCGTGGCGGAGCTGTTGGACACGATGTTCGACCCGACGGTGGACTTCGACGACCTCGCCTGGATCAGCAAGCAGTGGCCCGGCAAGGTCGTGGTCAAGGGCATCCAGACCCTCGATGACGCGCGCCGCGTGGCCGACCTCGGCGTCGACGGCATCGTGCTCTCCAACCACGGTGGCCGCCAGCTCGACCGCGCCCCGATCCCGTTCCACCTGCTGCCGGAGGTGGCCGCCGAGCTCGGCGACCAGCTCGAGATCATCCTCGACACCGGCATCATGAGCGGCGCCGATATCGTCGCATCGCTCGCTCTCGGTGCCGACTTCACCCTGGTCGGCCGCGCCTACCTCTACGGCCTGATGGCTGGGGGCCGCGAGGGTGTGGACCGGATGATCGAGATCCTCGGCTCCGAGGTCGAGCGCACGATGAAACTCCTCGGTGTCTCTTCCGTGGCCGAGCTGGAGCCCGCGCACGTGACGCAGCTGCGCCGGCTGCTGCCGGTGGAGCAGGGGGTTCCCGCCCGCACCCGCTGA